The Microtus ochrogaster isolate Prairie Vole_2 unplaced genomic scaffold, MicOch1.0 UNK103, whole genome shotgun sequence region AGGAGGGTTTCTGCCAGCAGGGAATAGTAAACAcgactgtaatcccagtacttgggaaactaAGTCAGAGGATggttgagttcagggccagcttggcACATAGTACAGGCTGGAAttgtaaataaaaaacagaaaaaccccaAAGGGTGGTATAACTTGATGGTTATATTAGCATAGGGCAAGGGTGACCAAAGAAGGGTTGGAGCATGTTTGCCTAGCAggcacaaggccctaggttcaagcTCCAGCACTGCAAAGGGAAAATCAAACGCACTATCACCTTCTAATAGAGCTGCAAAACAATTCCAGGCTTCCTCATTTCACATTACAGCatggagccaggcctggtggtgcaggcaTAGAGACCAAGGTCTTCAGATGCAGAGAGAGTGGAGCTCAAGGGCTGTCTAGATAACTTAGTAAAAGGGGTCTGGAGATTAGTTCTGGGATGAAGCCCCTGCCTTGTGTGTATGAAGCACTGTGTTTGAACCCTAGGAtggcaaaacaaaaccccaagaagtaccaccaccaccaagagcccaaatgaacaaatgaacctGCCTTCCTTTTAGTGGTATCTTTGTGGCAAGGGACACTGGTTGTCCTTTTAAGAGTCTATTAGTCCCTTTCCAGAGGAATGGGACATATCTTGAGAGTCACAGTTCCAGAGACCACTGCTTCTCAAATTATTAATTCTGTTGTGTATAAACTGTCACTTCATGTATGTGACAGCACtgagtgcctcagtttcctatcTCCAACATGTGCACAAAACTGCCCTCTCCGTCACTGGCGGGGGTGAGGTAATTCATGTGGAGTGTTTGCAACAGTCTGGCCCTAGTGAGCATTGGATCAACACTGACCACTGCTGATCAGGTAAGCAGAAGAGCAAAGCCATGACCAAAGCATGGCCACTGCGGTGGAGAAGCCCAAAGACCCTTACTGGTGGTATCTCCCACAGGCGCCCCGCACTCACCTATGTAGTACTTCATTTCTGTGTCATGCTGGTTCATCAGCTCCAGCAGCCGCAGCTCAATCTGTGCCTGGTTCAGGAAGGCCTTTTTGTTCTTGATGATCTTGATGGCCACCAGCTCCTGGGTCTGGTGGTCATAGGCTTTCACCACCTGTAGAGACATGAAGAGTTACccagggaggtgggaggaccacCAGCCACAACTTTCCAACTAACAACTCACAGCCCAGCGCTCACATCCTTTGTGATATTTGATACAAAATAACATAGTTCCCTTATGTGGAGTCTTGTTTTTTATACTTCtacagaaactgaaacagagggaTACTAAGTGGCCCGAGAGACTGGCCAAGTGAACACTGGGGATAGAGAAAACACGGGTAAGGTCAGTAACTGTCTGCATCCAGACAGTGGCTGAGTGGCGGAGTCCCGCACCTGGCCAAAGGAGCCTTTGCCAATCAGAGAGTCAATCTCATAGCGCTCCAGCCAGCGCTCGCCACTGCGCACAATGTAGTCGTGGTTGTCGTCGTCGTAGCCGTGGTTCAGGaccttcttctcctttttggtGCTCGAGTCCTGGGGTGGCGCCTGTTGGGCCCTCCGCTTCTTCTTCGCATAGTATACCTGCTCAGGCAACCAGGAAACCGGACCCCTGAGTGACCCCAGCAAGCAGCCAGGCCCctggatttccagcacccagcAGGGAATCCCATCCCCCCACCTCATTGATGTGCTTGTAGGTCTTGATGAGGTCCACTGAGAGCTTGCGCAGTGGGGCTGAGGCTGCGTCCCGGAAGGCCAGGGGTAGTCTCCGAGGCAGTAGCCGCACATCAGGCAATACCTgtggtggagacaggcagacactgAACACAGGCCTTCACCTCCAACTTTCAGGGAGAGAGCTGAAGGGCCTGTCACACATTGGGGTCCCCCAGATATCTAGTCATTGTGTGATGAAGTGAATGATTTACCGCCCACCCAGCCCCTGGTCAGCTTATCTGCTCTCTATATTTTCTTCTGAATCTCAGTGAACACCCTGAATGAGAAACTTGGGGTCTTAGCACCCGAGAGCAGTTTTGGGTACCCAGGCCATTGATTTCCCTGTAGCTCCATGTCCTCACCCTCAGATGAGTCTGTGCCCAGTTCCTAAAGCTCTTGGACCAGGATTAGACTTCTTGGGTTTCCCACTATCCTCAGCTCACTTTCCTTCCCATCCCCTTGATTTCCCTTCCAGGTTTTTCACTCCAGACCTCTGGCTCGGTGTGGACACTAAGACCTGTGTTCTGGGCTGTTGTGTGCCAGTGACAGTTCTGAGCCTGACAAACATTAACCACTCCGTGAGAGACAGAGGGTCACAGAGAAGCGCAGTGATTTGGTTCCCATAGCAGGAGTTAAGTGTGGACTTTCCACCCTACCTGAAACCCTGCCAGTATCACCAGGTCTGCAGCATCCTCAGAGATCAGGCTGATGTCTGAACCCTTTCACCCCCAGTCTCTTTCGCCCCCCAGGCAGGTGAGAAGCCAGGTGAATGCCtacctgtgtgtgttcctggggcCCCGGAAAGCCAGAGAAGGGACCATGGCCTGGTGGGACGGCCATGGTGGGCTCAGAGGGCCGCAGGGGTGTGAGGCCTGGAGCGGGAGCCCGGCCGGGGGGCGCCTTCTCGCATCCTGCACCTCGGCTGCCACCGCCGCTGAGACCTGAGAGCAGGTAGGAAGTAGGGAGACAACATGGAACAAGAGGGTATGTGGATCAGAGTCAAGCAAAGAGGTGGGCATGAAGAACACAGGGCAAGGAGGAGGCACCAAGTAGCAATGCAGAGGGGACAGAAACAAGTGGCGTAGCAGTGTTCCTCAGCACATCATCAGTCAAATAAATGAGATAACATAATGACAAAATGTAAAAGGGAATGGTTAGAGTCACacaggggtgggagagagtgCATACAGGGCCagggcaggaaggacagagaaaggccaGTAATTGGGAGAgcaaaagagaagacagagacccTGCAGAGTCTGGGCAGTagaattcatttttctctcaatTTCTGCTGGTGCCCATTTGGAGTTCCTCAGAAAAAGACCCAACCTTCACATGGTCTTCCCTCAACATCAGGGTCTTCTGGGCCACAGTGAGGGCCCCATTTCGAATCGAGTCTAGAGAACTCCAGGATCCCTCACACCATAGCAGTCCTTGTGGAGTGCCCAGCAAAGATCAAGGTTATCTGAGAACTCCTTTATGTGTGAGTGCTATGGGTGTTTCAACCACCAGGGCACACTTTCCCCTGGGACAGCTCCCTAGAGGAGTCTCCCGCACCAGGGACTCCTTTCCCACTAGGACTTTCCCATAACCCAAGACCCCTACTCCTAGGAAAACAAGAGGGAGATGTTCGTTCTCGACAGTTTAAGAGTCACTGTCTTTTTCTCCCTTACACTGGGATCCTTGCTATCCCCTTTATCAGATATTACTAAACCGGGTCATTCCGCAATTGAGCCTGTTCCTAGAAGGGCCCAACAGCCAAATCCCTAAATAACACACAAGACGTCGCTCCCTCAAAGTGTCCTCCAGAACAAAGTCTTCTCCCTAAGAGCCTTCCCCCGTCAGATCCCTTCTACCCTATGACTCGCTACTCCAGGTCCCCTTTACTGGGGCTTCACCGACAAACAACCTCTTCCCGGGCCCTCCCACACTAAGACCGACTCTCCCAGCTCCCACCCCTACCCGGGTCAGGGCTGGCGCTGGGCCCACGGGGGGCTGGGGAGCGATGGGGCCCCCAGTGCGGTGGGCGAACGGCCAGCatggcggtggtggcggcggtgATGAGAAGGTGGCCGCCTGTCCCCGGCCTGGCCAGTCCCGCGGCAGTGAGGGCAAGCGGGACAGGCGGCCCGGTGGGTGACAACAGcagccgccgccaccgccgccaggggggcggggagaggaggGGACGAGGGTCAGATCGGGGCACGCGGGGGAAGGGGACAGCAGGTGGACGGGGGAGGGGCGGGTTAACCCTCGCCCTACGGCCCAGCCCCGCCCCGCGTGGCCACCCGCCCCCAGGGACCCTGGCGTCCCGCCCCCCACCCGGCAAGCCCGCCCCGGCCGGTGGAGTCCCGGCGGGCGGGGCCCAACTGAGTTCGGCAGGCCGCACCTCCCATGGCAACAACCACGCCATTGGTTGTTGCCGCCAAGAGCTTAGCCAATCAGCACTCAGGGCAGCTGTTGCTAGGCGACAGTGAAGCGGCCAGCACAGCCGAGCCCAAACAAAGGGCGGGAGAGGGGCCGGGCTGCCCCCTCCCAGACTCCCTCTCAAGACGGCTCCCTCGGGCTGGGCCCCTTCCAGAAATCCGGCCGTAAATAGCGGGGCTCCGCTGCACTGGCCCGAAGCCCCCTCCTTTCCCTTGCTAAGTCTCGCGGGGATGGGCAGGGCGGATCCCGGTCTGCCCCCCACCCAAGCGTGCCACCCCGCCCCACCCGTTGCCGTACCGTTACCTGAGGGCGTGGGTAAGGGGACTCAAACTGCTCGGGGAGCCCGAGCTCAGACCTGCCCACTGGCTGAGGGTGTCCGGCGGACGCGGCAAGCCAGGGCCCCCGATTACCCAGTAATGCAACCAGCAAAATGGCGACCACAACAAACCGGCCCCCTGTCCCGGCTCCGCCCCCACACCGCTCACGTGATTTAAGAGATCACTGTGCGCCTGCGCCTTCAGAGCGCTGAGCCGCGCACATGCGTAGCAGATATCAATGGAGCATGCACCATGTGACCGGATGAAACTTTCCAAGGCACCCCCCCACAAGCGCACACAAAGTTGGTCAAGGGCGCATGCGTCTTTTGGCCACTGAGCAAACAGTACCAGACAGGGGAGACAGATGAgtcttttaatagaaaaaaaaaaaaaaaatacacgtgCAACAGTAGCAACACACATTTCTTCGAATCCGGACAGCTTGGAGTTTCAGTTCTTAACCTTGGGAGGTGGCCTGTGAGGAAATCAGAGGGGGTCCAGCTGTCAACATTTTCGGCTCCCAAGGCCCAGGGAGCTCAGGCTGCAAGGGAGAAGTCTAGTTTGGTACTTACCTGTACACACCTACAACCACAGCGTGGTCCCGTTCGTAGGGCTCAAGTGTCAGCTGCTCCTGGGGCTTCATATTCTCCTGTTGCATCTTCTTCACTTCAGATGCAAACACAGCTTCTGCCGAGGCTGTGGAGTCAATGCAGTTCGcctacagagagaggagaaaggacgAGGTTAGAGATTTGGAGACCCAGGGCTGGGCAATTATAAAACTCCattacagaaattttaatttggCTTGGACTGGAAACAGGATGTGCCACTTATCTAAGGCAGTGTTTTAACTCCAGAATTTTCTTTCATGTCCTGGTAACAGTAGAACAAATGCAGCAAGAGGCTAATTTTGAACACGGTGAAGAAATACAATGTTTCTAAAAATGCACTTTGTACTTATTTTCTCTGTATCAGAAATCTGTTCTAAGCACTTCACATATATCAATCTACTTCAAACCTTAAAGAGGGTTGATCAATAAACGAAGAAACAGAGTCTCGTACGCTAAGTAGCATGCTCAGACACAGAGATCAAGCACCCACTGTTGCTGCCCCAACTTAGATTCCAAGCCTCATACCTTAATGGAAATCACAAAGTGTCCTCCATTCCTCAGGAAGGTGTGGGCATTCAGGGCCACAATCCGCGTTTGGTCTGGCTGTGCCACATCGGCAAAGATCACATCCACCATGGCTAAGGAACAAGGGGCAGTAGTTACCAAGTAGAAGCCACCAGAGAGCTACCCAGAGCCTCCCAATATGGGGCCTGTGCTCCATCACCACCAGGTTCCTGGGAGTCTCCTGCCTCCAGTCTCACTCCCCACCACACACCCTCCCTCCAAAGCACCCCAAAGGTGGGGCCAGAACCCAGACACATCACTCATCCACTCCTCTTGTAAAGCATGGTTGCCACCTACTCTGTGGCCAGCCCTGGGCTGGGCGTGGGGGACACAGAGACGAGTCAGACCCTGCCCTCGAGATGCTCCCGGGTCTGGGGGGAGACAGACATGTCATCAAAAAGACAAGTAAAGGTGAGCAGTTAAAGGCAAGACGTGGGCAGGGCTGTCAAATGAAGGAAGGACCAGAGAAGGGGCCAAGTGAActgagaaaatgcaaagaaaaaaaggaggggggaaaaaaccaccccccccaaaccaaatcaaaccaaaacaaaaaagtacaatGAAAAAGCAATGTTTTTAGGCAGTATGATTTAAACATGAACACATAAACCAAGTGATGGGATGAAAACATCTTTAAGGATTTGGAAAGCAGATGGTTAAGTATCGAGTACCTCTGGGGGAATTCATTAGGCTTTCCATTTTTATACTAGACCTTTgaggtgttgttgttgttgttttttttttttttttaaaaagagccattGGGTCATACTTGCCGTGCTCAGGGCTGGAATGTCATCAGATAATATaaagaaagacaggagacagggCAGTGTAAAAAAGGCATCGTGTCGGAGGGGAGCAGAAGTGCATGGGACTCAGGGAGGGAGATCAGAGATGACCAGCACAATCTCCACTTGCAGCTCCTTACTCTAACTCCATCTGAATTTAGGCTCCACTGGCCTCTTCTGGGAAATATGCAATGGCTTATCCTACCTTCCCTGGGCCACCCCCAGGCCCCTCACCAATAAGCATGCGGTATTTGTGTGGGTGTCGGGCATCTTCAATCACAGGAATAATGTTGGTCCTCTTCTTGGCCAAGTTGATGAGGTCCCGGCCAGAACGGTGGGAGAACTCAACTGCATAGACCAGACCATCCTAAAATAAACCAACAGCGATGAGCATACACTTGTTCTCCATTACAGGCTCATGAGCCACTTATAGCAGGCCCTCAGACCCTCATCACTAAGCCCATGGTCCAGATGAGTAAATGGGCCTGGAGATGAGTCTCCTGCCATGGTTATCCACAACCAATAAAGGTACAAGATCCTAATTTATCTGGCCCAAGAGCCCAGGCTCCCAACACAGGCTAAAGTTCAGAGCCGAGGACAGAGCCAAGGGCATTTGCAATGGGCCAGCACTCACAGCAAGCATACAATTTTCCAAACAACCTTATTCTCCACAGTGCTCACCTCTGGCTCAGAGAGCTCAGTGTCTCACTGAAGCCACACACTATTAAATACCAATACAAGTCTGAGTTTTGTGCGGTTTGTATTTAGACTAGGTCTgactatgtagcttaggctaggACTACAACAGTGTGTGCTTTCACCCACCAAATTAAAGAGTCTGTAATTCAGCCAACAGCAAGAGGCTGTGAAGTAGACATCCAAGAGGCAGGTGCTCCCTGCACTGCCATCACCACAGAAAACACATGCCCACCAGTAGAAACCAAGGGCTGCGGATGTAGGCGTATCTGCCTAGCATCCAAGAGGCCCTGGGATCAACCCCAATATAGGGGGTTGGGTAGAGAACAAACTAGGTTTGGGGGCCGTGAGTattttgtgtctatgtatgtagaagccagagaacaatgtAGGTGTTATTCTCCAGGAACTCCTCCCATCctatttctgagacaagatctctcactggtGTAGAGCTTATCCATAGACGGCAGCCGATGTCCAGCAAGCTCCACGGCTGCTGCTGCCCCTAGTGCTGTTACAGGGGTACACACAACACCACACTTTCACATGAATTCCGAggatcaaaatcaggtcctcatgcgCATGTGATAAGCACTTTAGTGACTAAGCTACCCTTCCAGCCCTGGGACATCAACTTTTCAAGAGGGTAACCAAAATAGTTTGGTATCTATGTTCCCAGCTCTGGGTCATTTTAACAGTGCAGGTAAACAGCCAGGCTTGGCTCCCTCCATCtccaccacccatccactcaccGGGCCAACGATGTCAGAGACGTGAGAGACGGTGGTGCCTGAGGCTGCCCCAAGGTAGAGCACCTTGGCCCCTGGCTTGATGTGGATCTGGTCTACACCGCCCAGGATTGCTGCTGCCAGCTTGGAACGGAAAGGGTTCCAGGCTCGGTATTCAATTTTGTCATCTCCCTCCTGACCCAGGAGAGATGGGAACAGAAGTCAGTGCTGGGTTCCTGTGCAGGATACCATCCCATAACCGTAGGGCCCTCAGAAGAAATGTTGCAGCCCAATCACTGTATAAGAACCAAAAGCAGATGTACAATAGGGACAAGAACAGAACACAGACAGTAAAcacagaggggacagaaagacctGGGCACTAGGCATTACTTCCTGCTCTAGCTGTTTCAGGTGTGGGAGACAACCTTGACTAGGACATGGATCCTGCCCTGAGCAGTAAGTGCCCACTGAACCAACACACAAACTGCCTCAGGAGACGGTGACAGGCTAGACAGACCAAgccaggagagaggaaggcaagCTAGAATGGACCAGGAAGGGCTGGGGACATTTGAACTAGACCTAGACGTGAGCAGGTAGGCCTCTGGCCGGCCATAGAGAAGAGGACGTGGGAGAACTCCGACTGAGGTGGTGAGGGTACCAGAGTCCTGTCAGGACCAGGAGGTCCTGACtagagacagaagacagggagCCGGTACAGTATGGAGCTGGGGAACAATAGGGCAAGGCCGGGGAATTGGgaggggagctgggaactgaagaaCTGGAGGCTATGACGGGCGGGAAATCTCAAGGCGCATGGGACAGTGTGCATGGCCTAACTTATGTACTAACTAACACCCCAGCTCCCCACTGTCACAAGTAGGACACAAGAGCAAGACTGAACTGCAGGTGGCACCATCAGCTAGGGCTGGTACTTAAAACAAGGGTTTAGAACTCACTGAAATAGAGACTCTCTTCTCCCCATACACAGACTCTCCAGGGACCAGATTCTTTGTGACAAGGGCATCCTCCTTTCCGCGACAGATGAAGACCCCTGGTGAAGGTAGCGGAGAAGAATGGGGCTGAGGACTCAGAATGCGGCCACAGTCCACTTCTATCTGCAGCCGCCGCCCTGCCCACCACACTCACCTTCATGACGATGTGGTTCCACCATCACATTCTTCCCTGACTGGTTTCCTCTTTTGCCTCCCCGGCCACCACCTCGACCCCGGCCGCCCCCAGACTGGAAGCCTCCACCTGCAAGAAAAAGCTGCAGGTGGAGAGGGAggtcccttctctcccctccctgcaccCTTCAGGAGCCTGCTCCACCTCCCCATGTCAACCTCACTCACCTcggccaccacctcctcctccacctcctcgtCCCCTGaagcctccacctccacctcgACCTCGGCCTCCACCAAAGCCTCCTCGACCTCCGCCAAAGCCTCCTCGTCCGCCTCGTCCTCCTCTACCACCTCTGTCACCACCAAAGCCTCCTCTGCCACCAAAGCCACCCCCACGGGGGCTGAAACCTgtagcagaaacaaaaacagggaaATGAAGGTTAAGATGTTTAACCTAACTTACCCGGCAGTTCTACAGAAGTGAGACATCAGCAAAGCACATGGCTGTAAGCTCCCGGAGGAAATGTCCACTGCAGCCAACAATGCACACCAAGGCCACCCAATGTCCCACCAGCAGAATGGACACATAAACCAAGTAACAGTAATCAACAATGGAAATGATCTTCAGTTGTGCAGCACAGATGAACAAACCAGACCCCCCCcaaaagcagagaaacaaatTCCTATACAACTATACCCAACGACAGACACACACTGCTCTTCTGAAATAGGCTATCgaaccccaggctggccttgaaatcaccatgtagctgctgatcttcctgctgccacctcccaagtgctgggtttacaggtgtgcacccctgGACTGGGCACCTTATCTATCCTTATGAAGCATACCAGCAAGGGACCACTAAAAGCAAAACATGCCACAGACGATCTAACGGGATAGGGTTGAAAAAGAATGCAGACATTCTGGGCTTCTTGGTGGGACAGCCTTAGTATTGGTGAGTCCTGCACATGTGCTGAGTGCAACGGGACCTCCAGCTCCTAATCTGATGCTCAGTTTCTCCCTTCTTTCAAGACTGTAACATTCCTGGGGGGGTGGCgtttaaaaaaatccccaagtTTAAGGATGGGCAATGGCCTAGATGGGCAGATTAGAGCTCATCAGAAATCAGGCACGGGAGCACAGATCTGTGATTCCCGtaccccaggaggcagagacagaagactctagcctcctccct contains the following coding sequences:
- the Fbl gene encoding rRNA 2'-O-methyltransferase fibrillarin, with product MKPGFSPRGGGFGGRGGFGGDRGGRGGRGGRGGFGGGRGGFGGGRGRGGGGGFRGRGGGGGGGGRGGGFQSGGGRGRGGGRGGKRGNQSGKNVMVEPHRHEGVFICRGKEDALVTKNLVPGESVYGEKRVSISEGDDKIEYRAWNPFRSKLAAAILGGVDQIHIKPGAKVLYLGAASGTTVSHVSDIVGPDGLVYAVEFSHRSGRDLINLAKKRTNIIPVIEDARHPHKYRMLIAMVDVIFADVAQPDQTRIVALNAHTFLRNGGHFVISIKANCIDSTASAEAVFASEVKKMQQENMKPQEQLTLEPYERDHAVVVGVYRPPPKVKN